The following are encoded in a window of Platichthys flesus chromosome 19, fPlaFle2.1, whole genome shotgun sequence genomic DNA:
- the calhm3 gene encoding calcium homeostasis modulator protein 3 — protein MERLKLVLQYFQSNSESISNGICIILALVGVKIYTSFDFNCPCLPQYNKLYSLGVMIIPPIILFFLGVLVNKHAGIMTDEWMRPIGNRSKNSAVVKYLFSAIIQRALLAPMVWILVTLLDGKIFICAFSVSVDPTLFSGLPNNTEHDVIKIMAKVPCKEDVIFRNSSFRKAVSRYVRCYSQAVGWSILLFLIVLGSLGRFIKPCFDDNASFLQTRYWSNYLDMEQKLFDETCVLHARDFARKCVVQFFEDIREDIREDTIILLPQTPFITSSKEKWENGEEERLHGITKQEQVDQLLNKWYFSKPELNVTRIAHKLRTCVAWEDHEGTLISRTQSAV, from the exons ATGGAGCGTCTGAAGTTAGTCTTGCAGTACTTCCAGTCCAACTCAGAGTCGATCTCCAATGGTATCTGTATCATCCTGGCCTTGGTCGGTGTCAAGATTTACACCAGCTTTGACTTCAACTGCCCATGCCTTCCTCAGTACAACAAACTCTACTCTCTGGGAGTGATGATCATTCCACCCATCATTCTGTTTTTTCTGGGGGTCCTGGTCAACAAACATGCAGGCATCATGACTGACGAGTGGATGCGACCCATCGGGAACAGATCAAAAAATTCTGCTGTGGTGAA GTACCTGTTCTCAGCCATAATCCAGAGGGCCCTGCTCGCCCCAATGGTATGGATCCTGGTCACTTTGCTTGATGGAAAGATCTTCATCTGTGCCTTCAGTGTGAGTGTAGACCCTACACTCTTCTCAG GTTTGCCCAACAATACAGAACACGATGTGATCAAAATCATGGCAAAAGTCCCCTGTAAGGAGGATGTTATCTTCAGGAACAGCTCTTTCCGCAAAGCAGTGTCTCGTTATGTTCGCTGCTATTCACAA GCAGTTGGCTGGTCTAtccttctcttcctgattgTACTGGGATCGCTGGGACGCTTCATCAAGCCTTGTTTTGATGACAATGCCAGCTTCCTGCAGACACGTTACTGGAGCAACTACCTCGACATGGAGCAGAAGCTCTTTGACGAAACCTGTGTACTGCATGCGCGTGACTTTGCCCGGAAATGTGTGGTACAGTTCTTTGAGGACATCAGGGAGGACATCAGGGAGGACACCATAATCCTTCTTCCCCAGACACCCTTCATCACAAGCTCCAAAGAGAAATGGGAgaatggagaagaggagagacttCATGGGATCACAAAACAGGAGCAGGTGGACCAGCTTTTAAACAAGTGGTACTTCAGTAAACCTGAACTTAACGTGACAAGGATTGCCCACAAACTTAGGACCTGTGTTGCCTGGGAGGACCATGAAGGGACTCTGATATCTAGGACACAGAGTGCTGTGTAG
- the LOC133974606 gene encoding condensin-2 complex subunit D3-L-like produces MELIAALKFLKLHQVPEAWVDAVWDSEFTERKPLDNTIEEQLAAIGDEAFRDLFDCLLTYTGDRQSVSRVVASQNIWAILVENRVSVKSLVAVLSFFVLTGKDKVADTQQRVSSLHAASLYLLLLGIPGEKI; encoded by the exons ATGGAGTTAATCGCTGCTCTGAAGTTTCTTAAACTACATCAAGTACCAGAAG CCTGGGTTGATGCAGTTTGGGATTCAGAATTCACAGAAAGGAAACCACTCGATAACACCATAGAAGAACAACTTGCAGCCATTGGAGATGAGGCCTTCCGAGACCTCTTCGATTGTTTGCTGACCTATACCGGCGACCGGCAGTCTGTCAGCAGAGTTGTTGCTTCACAG AATATCTGGGCGATTCTGGTGGAGAACAGGGTGTCAGTCAAATCTCTGGTAGCTGTGCTTTCCTTCTTTGTCCTGACAGGAAAAGACAAAGTGGCCGATACCCAGCAGAGAGTCAGCAGCCTGCACGCTGCTTCActctacctgctgctgcttggaATCCCAGgtgaaaaaatctaa